A stretch of DNA from Glycine max cultivar Williams 82 chromosome 18, Glycine_max_v4.0, whole genome shotgun sequence:
GCAATCagcaagataaaaatagaaacattattaattaactgaaaaagaaaaaggtgatttaaaaaataaaacatcaaaaaggatatataataagttgaaaagttaataagataaaaaataaacacacttgctaaagttaaatcaacaacacataataataataataataataataataataataataataataataataataataataataataataaataacaaaataaattaattaattaattaaatacaaaaagagaaagtaaggaaaatttctaattttcattGCACTACCGACGTGATTTGTCTCCCGTGTGAATCTCAACATTAAAGTTGGTAGActattttcaattacaataTATAAGAAATTCAGAGTATCATTTGTTTTCACCcataaatataaagagaaataattaaaatacacagaaaatcagaaatatattatgtaaataaaaatgcaGGAAGCAATCtgtaagataaaaatagaaacattattaattaactgaaaaagaaaaaggtgatttaaaaaataaaacatcaaaaaggatatataataagttgaaaagttaataagataaaaaataaacgcATTTGCtaaagttaaatcaacaacacataataataataataataataataataataataataataataataataataataataataataataataaaataattaattaattaattaaatacaaaaagagaTAGTAaggaaaatttttaattttcattgcaCTACCGACGTGATTTGTCTCCCGTGTGAATCTCAACGTTAAAGTTGGTAgagtatttttaattacaataaataagaaattcagagtataatttgttttcacccatagatataaagagaaataattaaaatacacagaaaatcagaaatatattatgtaaataaaaatgcaagaagCAATCagcaagataaaaatagaaatattattaattaactgaaaaagaaaaaggtgatttaaaaaataaaacatcaaaaaggatatataataagttgaaaagttaataagataaaaaataaacacacttgctaaaattaaatcaacaacacataataataataataataataataacaaaataaataaattaattaattaaatacaaaaagagaaagtaaggaaaatttctaattttcattGCACCACCGACGTGATTTGTCTCCCATGTGAATCTCAGCATTAAAGTTGGTAGAGTACttttaaatacaataaataagaaattcagagtataatttgttttcacccatacatataaagagaaataattaaaatacacagaaaatcaaaaatatattatgcaaataaaaatgcaagaaacaatcagcaagataaaaatagaaacattattaattaactgaaaaagaaaaaggtgatttaaaaaataaaacatcaaaaaggatatataataagttgaaaagttaataagataaaaaaataaacacacttgctaaagttaaatcaacaacacataataataataataataataataataataataataataataataataataataataataacaataacaacaacaacaacaacaacaacaataataataataataacaaaaaaattaattaattaattaattaaatacaaaaaaataaagtaaggaaaatttctaattttcattGCTCTACCGACGTGATTTGTCTCCCGTGTGAATCTCAGCATTAAAGTTGGTAGagtattttcaattacaataaataagaaattcagagtataatttgctttcacccataaatataaagagaaataactaaaatacacagaaaatcagaaatatattatgtaaaaaGAAATGCAAGAAGCAATCAGCAAGATAAAAGTagaaacattattaattaactgaaaaagaaaaaggtgatttaaaaaataaaacatcaaaaaagatatataataagttgaaaagttaataagataaaaaataaacacacttgctaaagttaaatcaacaacacataataataataataataataataataataataacaaaataaataaattaattaattaaatacaaaaggaGAAATTAAGGAAAATTTCTAATGTTCATTGTACTACCGACGTGATTTATCTCCCGTGTGAATCTCAACATTAAAGTTGGTAGagtattttcaattacaataaataagaaattcagagtataatttgttttaacccataaatataaagagaaataactaaaatacacagaaaatcagaaatatattatgtaaaaaGAAATGCAAGAAGCAATCAGCAAGATAAAAgtagaaatattattaattaacggaaaagaaaaaggtgatttaaaaaataaaatatcaaaaaggatatataataagttgaaaagttaataagataaaaaataaacacatttgctaaagttaaatcaacaacacataataataataataataataataataataattttcagagTATGGCAAGGTGGTGGAATCTTGGGATGTGTGTAAATCAAAAGGGAGGGAGAAGAAGAATAAGGGGGATGAAGGGGGTGCGCCTGAGGTTGGGTGTTGGGTTAGGTTGAGGTTCATTGGGAGCTACATTTCTTCAAGATCCAAGGTTGATACCTCAGTCAGTGGCACTGGCACCAGCACTCATTATGGTAAATTCATCACTATTTTACTCttatttcatgtttttatttatttatttttatatacatctATTGGTTTTTTAACGTATCCATTGaatattttccttgtaaccaaaGGATCATGTGCGTGGAATAATGTTAAAGTTGAAAATATTAATGCTTTATGACTATTATTATGAATAACCTTATGACAGAAACTTGATGTAATGTGTAGGATCCAAGCGCCACAAATACAAAGAAATTTCTAGTCCTTTCCCGAAAGTTGATATCCAATTCCAAGCTCTAGATTTAATAGCAACTATAATAGAATCCATATTACATCTCTCCTGTTTGAAAATTGTTGCATTTCTATCCATTTCCAATCAACTTGTTGGTTACTCATGTTTAAAGATAGAAATAAAGAGAAGTAACCCCGCAAAGTAAATAATTATGCTATAagattatatagtttttttatcagCGTTATaggattatatataatttgtagtaTAATCAAATTTTAGTGTTAATTTCATTGCTATAACAGATTTGTAATTCCTTTTGGGCTATTGAATAACTATTCAAAGGTGTAGTATAAGATGCTAGCAAAATGTGTTTCAAccataaagttaaaataacaaTCACATTTCAGATCATGCTTCTATTGAGAAAATAATCAAGATATTTCAATTTTGATCATAAGGTTCAAATGACATGTTCATGTTCAATTATTCCCTAATAAGTCCCCTAGCTAGCAGCAAATAactccaaaaattaaaattatatagcaGTTAATTAGTTAGAATCAACAAAGCAAATGCCTCTTTAACATGATCTCATTCTAATTCTTGCTGAATGGAATAGGTGTGGCAGTCCTCTGTGGGGTCAAACCAAAGCATGTGTCTCATCTTACGCCCACGAGTTCCATTCTTGTATACATTAGTCTGAATCAAATAAGGTTCTCCTATTTTGTTCCCCAAAAACTCAAAATCAAGCTCATCTCTTTCTGGCCCCGCACCATTTTCTGAGCACATCTGCAAGAATTTCCCACTCATCACAATGGAATCATAGAAACATAGAGGGAAActcatcaaaaaaataaacaatgtatAAGTGGACAAAACATAGAAGCattctcaaaaaagaaaaaggccctaaataataaataaattgaagcaAGCAGTTTATCCTTGCACCATGTAAATATActaatcattcaaaattaatatacatTCTCAAAGTTAACAGCAACACACAAAATAGTAAAAAGTTATTCATATTCACAAAACTTATCCATAAAACTCGAGTTCTAAAGacaaaaaagatcatttttcAAGAACATTACACATATCACAACCAATATCAGTAATCCTGTTACTAAAAAATGTGTTCCACCACAAACGTTCGAGACAAAAATGATGCAGAAGAAAACCACAGTAAAGAAGCGGAATCACAGAGAAGaaagacaaataataataataataataataataataataataataataataataataataataataataataataataatagagaaaAGACATCATGAACCTGAAAGAGGGATTCTGCATAATCATTGATATTGTTCATTGCTCTGTGTTTCGCTTGCACCCTTCTAAACCTTCTCGAGGTATGGTTGCTCCCTCTCTACAATTAATCTGTTCTCAGCAACAAAACATGTAAACAACACTTTTCACGTAACCAAATTACATCGAACCCCCACACCTTCTcattaattcaataaaaataatattgttggGTTACACAAAAATGATGCAGAAGAAAGCCAAAGCAAAGAAGCGGAATCGCAAAGAAGaaagacaaataataataataataataataataataataataataataataataataataataataataataataataataataataataataattaatcaaaacaaaaaaataacaaaaattaagaaaaagtacAAAGAAGACATGTGTTTGTtctaaacttctttttttttttttgccccaCTGaacaaagataaaagaaaatacaacagCAAAGCTACCATTAAAAAACAGAACAACAAAAGTACCATGAACAGAGAAAAACGATAAGTTAACATGCATGTAAGAAAGGATGCATGAAAACAGCACCAGAAGAGAAGCCAAACCTCGTCCAacacaaacaaaatgaaaaactaaCATGCATGTAAGAACACATACATGAAAACAGCACTACTcttgctttaaaaaaattgagatttaaGGGTAAAAATGTTGAATCTCAAGTACCCGTAAatttatttcagttttttttttgcttgttgcaaaaaaattgaaactttaggGGTAAAAATGTTGAATCTCAAGTACCATAAGAAAAAAGGTTTTCTaatataaaatcttaaatataagaTTATATACTTTTTCCTCTTAAATTAGGCATGACTCAATGTTAGGTTATTCTTTCTACAATAAATAGGAAAATTGTCATAAGAGAATGAATGAATTGTGGCTTTTAAACCTTAGAAGAGAACCAACAGAATGTACAAACTTGTTTACCCCAAAAAAAGCCATGTCCTTTGAAGTTGCAGAAAATCTGATATGCATATGTATGAGGCATCCTTGCTGCATTCCTATTTTCCTTTGTTAACTAATTGTTCACTTTGTTTCTCAACTTTTGACTAAGAGAACAAAAAGAGCCTAATTATTAAATGTTGAAAAGAGACAAAATCAGATAGTGCATCAACAAaggcaaaaaaaacaaaaatgcacaTGGCAAAACGATTTATGAGTAGCTTGATATGGCATTTAAAGGAAAGGAATGTAACTTAAAAAGCATGCCCCTTGCTGCACGCTTTAGGGGAGTacccaaaataaatataaattgcaTAAGATTGAAAGATGTCGCAAGCCAAGAAGGACCAAAAAGAGAAGGCGAATACAATTTGCAACTCACATGTTATCTCCAAGTATGCCTCCATGATCGTTGTTGAGAAAACCATGTAAAAACCTCACTCCCTCTCTTTGATCATCAAGCAGTGTATAGTTTATAGATATAGGAACCTGAAACAGCGAATAATGATTCACAACAACATTCAATCTTGTTTCCAATGAAACTGGATCATCAATTATTATGGTTATTAATAAATATCCTATAAAAACCGCTTCATTGTGCACAGAACTTATGTCGTCAAGTAATTTTGATAGCCTATCCATCCCATCCTGTACATCAGTAGCATTTTCAGTATGATTGGGAAAACCTTCAAGGCCTAGAAACATTTTCTTTGTCCTGTATTTTAAAGACAATATATTAGAAGAGAGTGGTAACCAATGTCATTGATACCTAAAGTTTGATGCGGTAAATCTTAAAATACTCTTGCATTTTCGATTTCCAGCTAATGGAACTTTCCAACCCTTCATGTGTTGCCACTGCAGAAGAAACTCCACCTTAAACTAATATACATGTGGTTCCCTCCTATCCAAATGCCAAACCTATCAACATGTGGACACATTGCAATGGGCttaatttttaacaattgaaaataaaagcctctgagaaattttttttggaaaaatttaacattttgaaacaataatcCATGGTAACCTGAACTGTCTTCTCCATGATTTCTAAGTGTTTGATGAATTGCGccacacaaaattatttttaaaaaatagttgattacaCGAATGCTCATTGGTAAACccggaaagaaaacaaaccaacgCAATACAAATAGAAAACACTCACCAATAGTCATTTCTCTCGCTAAACCCCCTATGAATATCTTTCTGCAATCAATAGGTCCAAGGTAATTAGATAGAACCAAATCTAAGAAATTTGGAGAAAGGGAGCAAAAACAAAGTTGAAAAatcagtaagaaaaaataactattattaagataaaaacatgcataacaaaaaaaaaattaaaaccttgcaaatagaaacaaatagtaatgaaacaaacatgcataacaacaaaagggaaaaaagttgcctggtggatgcttcttcgCGATAGTccgggaaaataaaaaggaacaaaaaacaGAGTTGTAAAAATCAGTAAGAAAAAGTAACTATTATTAAGAAggaaacatgcataacaacaaacaaaattaaaacattgcaaatagagacaaatagtaccaaaacaaacatgcataacaacaaaagggaaaaaaacttGCCTGCATGATGCTTTTTCGTCGATAgcccaagaaaataaaaataaaaaccaaaaacagaGTTATAAAatcagtaagaaaaaataactattattaaaaaaaacatgcataacaacaaacaaaattaaaaccttcCAAATAAAAACAACTTGCCTGCTAAATGCTTCTTCGTCAATAGCccgggaaaataaaaaggaaccaaaaacaCAGTTGAAAAAttagtaacaaaaaataaatattattaaaaagaaaacatgtataacaacaaacaaaattaaaaccttgTAAATAGAGACAAATAACAGCcccaaaaaagggggaaaatagttcaaaatgaCACCTTTATTATTCAACACCGTCCTGACCTTCAGCACCGCCGTTGTTACTGTAGTCTGTCccaaaaatcaaaccacaaaaaatcAGACCAAAGAATAGAATGAAGATGAGAAGAGAATCatattaaaaacagaaaatccaACATGCATAGCACAAAGTAGGAAGCAATGAGCACATCGGAGAAGGCTGaggaacacaaaaaaatgtaaacttttATATCGTGAGaaatcagaaaacaaaataaaggcagaacacccaaaaaaatttaaccttTTGTGTTTACGAACCTGTACTCTTGgattttttgagataaaaatcgcaGCTCTAATGTGTTCTTCCACCTTCTCTGCATAAATAAACACACGTCTTCTACCATTGTAGTTCAAGAGGGAAAAAGAGAagaacagaagaagaagaagaagaagaagaaatgagaaGTGAGAGAAAGGGGTCAGcgcacaaatgaaaaaaaacaaaataaaggcagaacacccaaaaaaatttaaccttTTGTGTTTACGAACCTGTACTCTTGgattttttgagataaaaatcgcaGCTTTAATGTGTTCTTCCACCTTCTCTGCATAAATAAACACACGACTTCTACCATTGTAGTTCAAGagggaaaaagagaagaatagaagaagaagaagaagaagtgaaaAGTGAGATAAAGGGGTTAGcgcacaaatgaaaaaaaaaaccatacgcGTTTGACGGTAAAAAGGAGCAATAAGGAAGTAGAAAGGAAATACCTTGTAGAGGAAACACACGTCCTCTACCATTGTAGTTCAAGTGAGagtaaaaaaagaatagaggaagaagaagaaataagcaGTGATagaaagggaaagagagagaagaaagaggaGGGGAAGAATCTGGACGGATGCAagagaaagggaagagaaagaagaaagttcTGGAATTAAGGAGAATTAAATGGTGCGGTGAAATCCGACAATTAGAAAGTGACACGTGGCTTGGTGGTTGTGGAAATAAGGGATTGCAACATCTGGCACAAAGAAGAGAGAATGAGCCTTGTAAAACACAAACCTTCAGAAAGGAGAAAACCTTCACGTGGCATGAGCAAAGAAGCATAAAAGAAGGCCTATAATTGGACAGGTGTCAACAGGACAGAGAATTGACAGTGGACAGGTGTCAACAGGACAGAGAAAGAGTAGTCAGGGCCTTGtttgtataattatataaattacgGATTTAGTCcccatataatttaattcacaaatttggtcccccagttttataaatctCTTCAAAATTGGTCCTAGAAGCCCGATTTGAACGTTGACCGTTAACCTCAGACGTTGACTGCCACGTGTCAACGTCTGAGTGATTCCCTATAAAGgtttcattttttgtaggtaaaattgtacttttggtccctcagttttactccaatttcgattttggtccccctatagtttaattcacacatttaaTCCCCCATTTTTATAAATCCATTTATAAATTGTTCCTGCAAAATTGGTCTTTTGAATGGTTTAGTCACTGGTGCTAGAGACATGGTAGGTCTTGATAAATCTCGCACTTCTTTTTCATCGCAAGTTTTTCACTCACTTAGAATCCAGAGAAAAATCACTCTTTGTCTCTCTCCCACTTCCGGGGTTGTTCAACTTGGAAAAGTGGCGCATGAATCCCAACCTGGGTCTGAAATTTTCAGATCTCTTACTTTAACAGGTTCTGTAATaacctccatttttttttctttttttgctcccCCATGCGGTATTATGTATATACGACTGCTTAAGTGGCCTATGTAtgacaatgatatttttgtttgaaatttgaaatacaacttCTCCAGTAATGAAATTTGGCTGAATGTATAAAGAGATTTATAAAATTGGGGGCTTAAATGTGCGAATTGAATTATAAggggaccaaaatcgaaattAGAGTAAAACTAGGAGaccaaaagtataattttacctacaaaaaatgaagtctTTACAGGGAACCATGCAGATGTTGACACGTGACATTAACATGTGACAGTCACACGTGACATTGACACGTGATAGTCAACGTCTGAGGTTAACGGTCAATGTCCAAATCGGGCTTCCAGGACCAATTTTgcagggatttataaaactgggagaccaaatttgtgaattaaattatagggggacCAAATCCGAAATTGAAGATAAACTAGGAGATCAAAAGTGTAATTTTGCCCAATTAAATACACCATAGATCCAACAGCCGTGTT
This window harbors:
- the LOC100812869 gene encoding probable xyloglucan endotransglucosylase/hydrolase protein 8 yields the protein MNNINDYAESLFQMCSENGAGPERDELDFEFLGNKIGEPYLIQTNVYKNGTRGRKMRHMLWFDPTEDCHTYSIQQELE